The DNA region CACCAAATTCAAGATTCCATTGATGAAAACAGTCAATTTTTGAAAGGCAACATGGACGCACTTGATATCATCAacgtaagtaattttttttttaacaaatgttTTCATGAAaagttatcaattaaaaattctaaaataaaaaaaaaaatcataattgattattcattaattaataaaaatatatatcaataaatttttgcaGTAAATACCTTTATTGTTAGTTAAAATAAGTAATGATTCCATCAACTTGACTcaactgaaacaaaaaaaaagaataacaattattatatgaacatcgtattaaattttgtaaatatcatttatttttttttattattcaaatgtaTTTCAcgtgagaaataaaataaaatgtataatatacGAGTATATAATATCAACTTTCTCTTGTACTTATTTACAAGTGAGCAACTTTACAACGATGTtagagaaatttattaaaagtaagcatgtatatatgaaaaattttaaacaaataaaaataagctattcaaatttttcaagtaaataataacCCTGTGTATcttaaaatgtaattaaaatattcgagCTATTATTTTggatatttatcttttttttttcttttaaaaaaataaatatatatttatcagagAATGATTACTAAGTCATATCATAAATATAGATGTATTGACTatgtagttaaaaaaattaatgacagtaaattaatatttcgcataaaatatgatattgaaaaatgaacAAGGCCAAAAcgaataaagtaaaaaatgatGTAAGCAATGAtagtacataaaaaaaaaaagtagtcataaataaattatctttgaTAGAAATCAGTGCGATAATGTcagtaagtatatttttaagtaattaataaatttaactttcctcaaaaaaaaatgactcgAAAGACAcgttttgatgatttattatttcatcaataatctCAACCTTCGAATTGAtagcaaaataattaaatatgtgaTAATATCTGTgtgataataaacaaaatatcgATTAACATTATAAATGCTCGTGACACTAAATTacgcattaaaaaaaaatttattttctatcaaaGAAACAAGGCAggataacaacaataaaatattcttagaaaaaaaattaatgaatcatAGACTGACAAAAGATAACATCTTAtctaatgtataaaaaaagaaaaataataattgcaatgtTGTTGACTTGTCTATCATTCcaagaagaaataattttttatagaattcgaatttaaaaaaaaaatatatatatatttataaattagataaatcaaatatttccACGAGCAAGATTATTGAAGATTAGTAAGTTATCACATGATATAAAATCACAATTACAAGTgctttgttgatttttttttttaataataaatatggtgGGATTTATCAGAATatatgacaaaattttataacgaAATAATTCACATTCAGTTTAGTAATATCAGTTGAgtagttgaaataattttttttttttatttaaaaaaaaaatggtagtAAAAAAAGAGTCATCAGTAGTTGTagtaagtttttataaatttaaattatcaaatataaattattgaatattttattatttaaagtaaaatatattttatttatttcagaatAAATCAGGGGTACAGTATGAAAATGGTATTTGGAAAGgcgttaaaattgaaattccaaaaaataattataaagttaatgaatcattatttaaacaaatgaaacattattcaaaaaatattgcacaagtaagattttataaatttaaataaagatataaattatttatttgttaattaagtatattaaattttgatttattttttttaataaatagattGATGGAATAACAGGATATGAAGATTCATATGCAAATTTAACAGATAGAAGTATCAAATGTGCATTGTGGATGAGAAAACAAGGTGTTCAACCAGGCGATGTAATTGGTATATGTACACATAATCAATTAGACACAGCAATACCATTGATTGCCTCTTTATTCATTGGTGCTGTATCAAATCCATGGTGGGAAACATGCTTAGACGAAGGTAATCATTACGGccataataaattcattgacaacaaaacaattattaaaaaaaaaaatccacgcTTTCAGATGTTATAAAGTATTTCATTGAATTAACAGaaccaaaattaatatttatcaatgaacaatcatcatcaatagttcaaaatgttattaataaattaaatagaaatataaaaataattgcattAGGAAATGTTGATGGTGTTGAATCATTAACAGATATATTAAAtactcaaaataataatgatgaaattgatcattttaaaTGTACAAGCATTGATAAATCAACTCATCCAGCTCTTCTAATTTATACATCAGGTATTTActtttaaactaattaattatcatagacaattaattaattaatttgatgaattttaggTTCAACTGGAAGACCTAAAAGTGTACTACTAAGTTGTGATACACttgatcaaaatataaataaaaatgatgatcaaATATCTGATTGTTCAACTGGAATTTGGTTTTCAAGTTTATGCTGGGTATCAGCAATAACATGTTTATTAACATCAATTTCAATTGGCTCAAAATATGTTGTTTATCCAAATCCAAGTGAATTAAcaatttgtcaattaattgaaaaatatcaggtattttatttatcaattttaatattagttaattattatcattttttttaccttgatttaatctaatttttcaatatatattttaaaagattaaTTGGGCAATGATTGGAACTGGTGTTGCTAATCGATtatacaaaacaaaacaagttTTAGACTTTGATTTTTCATCGATAAAACGTATTTATTTAGCTGGTGCTATTGCTAAACGTgaaattgaagaatttttagTTGAGATATGTCCAAATGCATTGGTGATACATTGTTATGGTATGTattaattgaaagaaaaattatttaatttaaaaattaaataaataaataaataaattttgtttcttttttttaaggcTGCACAGAGGCTGGTTCAATGGTAACTGTAACACCAGTATCATCAAAACCATGTTCATGTGGTAAAGTTTTACCAAACATACAAATGAAAGTAATAAATCCAGAAAATGGTGATACATTGGGAATAAATGAAGAGGGTGAAATTTGTATTAAGACATCAAAAATGATGCTtggttattataaaaatccaAAAGCAACAGATGAAGTCATTGATGCTgatggtaaataatttatcagaaaaaaaaactgactCTAATCAgatttataatgaatttatcattgaattttaGGATGGTATCATACTGATGATTTGGGATACTTTGATGAAGATGgtgatttgtttattattgatagaataaaagatttaattaaatgCAGATTAGATGATATTGCACCTGGACCAATTGAACAGTGTATTCTTAAACATCCAAATGTTGCTGAAGTTGCTGTTGTCTCAAAACCATATGGTATTGATAGAGAACAACCAATGGCATTTATTACAATGCTTCCTGGTACAAAAGTAAgtttgttaatataaaatatatactattaaaaaaatatatttttatttaattaaaattttaaaggtCACTGAAgctgaaattattaaattggttgatgataaattaccaCTTAATATGCGTCTTAGTGGTGGTGTTAAAATACTGGATAAAATGCTTTACACACCATCCGgaaaaattgctaaaaaaaatttaagaaatctTGCACGTGTACTTGcacaagaaaattaattattattgttgataaatatttaaataaaaaaaaaattatattatttgataaaataaaatttaaaacatttaaaaaaataattattataaataaatagatttagaagaaaaaaaatatttaattattggttaaaataaaacaactaaaaaaatatcagtgcaataatttattctttttattataaaaacaaaaaataattacaatggatatatatttaattaaaaatttaattaataataataaaaaaaaaaagaattattgtCGTTCAGGGATTCCATATGCTTTTGCCTCTTTGAACATAGCAACAAGGCTGTCTACTGTTTCTTCTCCAGTGGGAATAATTTGATTTGCAGGTAAAATAAATCCATATCTCCCTTTATCACGAAGTTCATATGTATAAGTAATTGGTGTTTTAAATTCTGCTTTAACCCAGTCCATAGAGCCTCCACTTGCTACAtctattcagaaaaaaaaaaaccataatttaaattaaaaaataattaaataaaaaaaatttatattaaatttcatcaatttacaaattgtttCAGCAATATTTCCAGTGACGTATGAAGTACCATATCTTGTTGAAAGAGcactaattgtttttttgccAATAGCCAACTAAAAttgagtgaaaaataaaatttcgttaattaatattcatctagttgtatgtattttatatttatttatttaccaattgATCGTAATTGTCAAGATGATCTTCAGTATGTCCATAAGGAAATAACAAAAGTTGTGAATAACTGTGAAATGAAACATATGCataaaatttatcagatattgatttgatatattttgacATTGACAAAGTTTCGATATCTGAAAATGGACCAGTTCCAGCATATGTTTCAGAACATGGCATACTACTAGCACCTCCCtctgtaatataataataataaatataaaaaaaatacatcaaataattattaaataaatttaaaaaataaattacccaTCCACTTGTAGCCCCAGTTACGATTTGGATCAGAACCACGACAAAAAAGACCATATGGTTTTCTTGTTTTACGCCACAAACGTTGctaagaaaaatgaataaaacaaagaTATAATTATCTTTTGCAATTATACACATAAATACaatcaacttttaaataacaaGTTTATGCACGGAAGTTAGTGACAcatttagattaaaaaaaaataaataaataaaaactgatttaaccaaaaaaagaaatactgTTATGCATATTAATGatgactaaaataaaaaataaaaataaaattgaaaagtaaATTTACCTTGGTATGAGTATAAACAAAACCATCTGGATTAAATACTGGAAAAATATaccaatcatttttttcagcAAGTTCACGTATATCAGAATTTTGActtgttaataattcatttattaaatatgttgATGTTGCTGATGTTATCCATTCACGTGCATGTATATttgattcaataaaaatacctggattaccatttttaaatgatattttaataccAGTTATATTACGTCCCTCATATGTTTTACCAGCAACAATAACTTGTACATTATTTGGATATTTATCAGCTAATAAATATAACCATGCATATATTTCTTCCAATGTATGATAACTTTTCCAATCAAAACCATCACttgttaatttactttttgatTTAACTGAtggattttcattttcaattaattcttcaacatcatcaatatgtactgaataatttgtttgacttattttcattaaattttcaaattcatttattttttcaggtgATACCATTAAATCAGATGTTGTATTGACAATTGTTGGACCATTCCAAAatgaatactaaaaaataattagatttttttttacagttgaataattattagccataaaatttaattagataataacaTTGTGGTTACTTACGCCATCAGATAACTCTGATAATTTATGCAACAAAGCATTTTGCTCAAATGTTGTTGGTGATATTCTAAAGACCTTGTAATTTCTGTAATTCTCTTTGTGGCCTGATGCCAATGCAATAAGCAATGCCAATACTccaaatttaatcattttactatttataatttttaaaatacaaaatattattattattatttaataaataagcttaaataaattttttttaaatttaataaattattgttatttaattttcatgtgtaaattaattatattgtatacTTACTTGAACTATTGACAAGCTTGTgtcatgaatttataaaacaacgagtatttataataacacTCAACCATTGTCACATTATATATCCCTAccgctttttttatttttacaattccTATCTTAATTCTGTATCTTAAGATTAAAGTCATCAAGTCCATGTTggtttaataatttctatagAAGCGAATTtctatcattaatttaaaaaaaaaaaaagtcaaaacgATTGCTGATTAAATGACCAAAAAAGTTTTATCATagttatttaaacaatgataattttagctttaattatttgataaaactatcatctttatatttttttttaactatataacGAAATATgctttgatatatatatcgaaataattaaaataaatcgaaaaagaggcgaaaaaaaaaaatgattaattgcgtattattatattttttttataatataaatctcAGGTACATTTGAATGACAAatattgataagaaaaaataataatattttctgatgacaatattgatattgatccTGATAAAttgagtatttattttatcaattaaaaatatcgaaaaacgTGAGATGGAGTTGAGAGATGATACAAGACAATTGTGATATAAtctaaaaatttgttattttatttatttattaatttttttttattttttgataagaaaatattatgaaaaataaatgattgtatAAATGTGGTTATAAATACACATGGGGATATTAATTgtcattgatttttctttgtgAATAATATCATGGTACGCGATACAAGTTAAATTAactgttgaaataatttattagtgCGTATACCTAaataattcttgaaaaatCATGTCAAGTACATatgtaaaatcaaatgaaaaaaaaaaaaaatcactttaaTGAGAAACTCGATaagtaaaatgataattttcaatgaatatatttacaactttTTATGTGggctttgaataaataaattaatataattgaaattaatttttgaattaaaatttttaatttatcatcattaaattattttaaaaagttaaaaatttaaatcaaaataaaattataaatatgaaatgtattttaattacgtaaaaattttttaattgatttaaaatatttttaaatctagttcaacttgttttttttttttaaattatttataactatttagtgaaaaaaaaaaaagattcattAACAACAGCCAACAAAGTAGAGATTGAAattagcaatattttttttttatcactgatAATTGACCAACGAAAATTTCCAACAATATCAATACAAGTTAAAAAGTATTACCatctttataattaatttattaaaataaaaaaactcattgataaaaaataaatagcttaGCATGCATTAATTACAAGAGCACgcaggaaaaataaaatttcacatGTTCACACACTGATTAAAATCAgcatgttattaaattaaccaATTGGAACATTACTAAAGCAAAatgtttacaattttattaattcataacTAACAAATAGGCAAATGACGTCAAAAGCCAgactattttttatcaaa from Aphidius gifuensis isolate YNYX2018 linkage group LG5, ASM1490517v1, whole genome shotgun sequence includes:
- the LOC122856794 gene encoding 4-coumarate-CoA ligase 1-like isoform X2, whose amino-acid sequence is MDALDIINNKSGVQYENGIWKGVKIEIPKNNYKVNESLFKQMKHYSKNIAQIDGITGYEDSYANLTDRSIKCALWMRKQGVQPGDVIGICTHNQLDTAIPLIASLFIGAVSNPWWETCLDEDVIKYFIELTEPKLIFINEQSSSIVQNVINKLNRNIKIIALGNVDGVESLTDILNTQNNNDEIDHFKCTSIDKSTHPALLIYTSGSTGRPKSVLLSCDTLDQNINKNDDQISDCSTGIWFSSLCWVSAITCLLTSISIGSKYVVYPNPSELTICQLIEKYQINWAMIGTGVANRLYKTKQVLDFDFSSIKRIYLAGAIAKREIEEFLVEICPNALVIHCYGCTEAGSMVTVTPVSSKPCSCGKVLPNIQMKVINPENGDTLGINEEGEICIKTSKMMLGYYKNPKATDEVIDADGWYHTDDLGYFDEDGDLFIIDRIKDLIKCRLDDIAPGPIEQCILKHPNVAEVAVVSKPYGIDREQPMAFITMLPGTKVTEAEIIKLVDDKLPLNMRLSGGVKILDKMLYTPSGKIAKKNLRNLARVLAQEN
- the LOC122856794 gene encoding 4-coumarate-CoA ligase 1-like isoform X1; this translates as MVVKKESSVVVNKSGVQYENGIWKGVKIEIPKNNYKVNESLFKQMKHYSKNIAQIDGITGYEDSYANLTDRSIKCALWMRKQGVQPGDVIGICTHNQLDTAIPLIASLFIGAVSNPWWETCLDEDVIKYFIELTEPKLIFINEQSSSIVQNVINKLNRNIKIIALGNVDGVESLTDILNTQNNNDEIDHFKCTSIDKSTHPALLIYTSGSTGRPKSVLLSCDTLDQNINKNDDQISDCSTGIWFSSLCWVSAITCLLTSISIGSKYVVYPNPSELTICQLIEKYQINWAMIGTGVANRLYKTKQVLDFDFSSIKRIYLAGAIAKREIEEFLVEICPNALVIHCYGCTEAGSMVTVTPVSSKPCSCGKVLPNIQMKVINPENGDTLGINEEGEICIKTSKMMLGYYKNPKATDEVIDADGWYHTDDLGYFDEDGDLFIIDRIKDLIKCRLDDIAPGPIEQCILKHPNVAEVAVVSKPYGIDREQPMAFITMLPGTKVTEAEIIKLVDDKLPLNMRLSGGVKILDKMLYTPSGKIAKKNLRNLARVLAQEN
- the LOC122856839 gene encoding zinc carboxypeptidase-like translates to MIKFGVLALLIALASGHKENYRNYKVFRISPTTFEQNALLHKLSELSDGYSFWNGPTIVNTTSDLMVSPEKINEFENLMKISQTNYSVHIDDVEELIENENPSVKSKSKLTSDGFDWKSYHTLEEIYAWLYLLADKYPNNVQVIVAGKTYEGRNITGIKISFKNGNPGIFIESNIHAREWITSATSTYLINELLTSQNSDIRELAEKNDWYIFPVFNPDGFVYTHTKQRLWRKTRKPYGLFCRGSDPNRNWGYKWMEGGASSMPCSETYAGTGPFSDIETLSMSKYIKSISDKFYAYVSFHSYSQLLLFPYGHTEDHLDNYDQLLAIGKKTISALSTRYGTSYVTGNIAETIYVASGGSMDWVKAEFKTPITYTYELRDKGRYGFILPANQIIPTGEETVDSLVAMFKEAKAYGIPERQ